The DNA window TTATGGCCACAATGTTTGTGGATTGACTGAGTTGAAGTTCGCTTTCTGCGACACTTAATCCTTGACCCATTGAGCGgactcataaataaatatatagcaGAGACAAAAGCTCATTGCTTTACAAATTTTTTGCATACAATTCTTGGCTTCTAAATGCAAATGTCATGCCCCAAATATAGAACCAAGGTCCTGCAGCCATACCTTGTCTTGGCTGACACATTTTCGCCTTGCCTCTTGTTAATTGCAACCGAGGACCTTGCACTTCATGCCCCCATTCCATTCCGCCCGCACGTTGCACTGGAAAAATGCTAAAATAATTACCACTTGAGATGGTCGTGGCCAAGGAATATGACAATTACGCGAACGCAGGACATGGTGTCCCCGTTGGCAGTCGGTCGTGCGTTTAAGCCAAGTTCTTAGACTCCTCCGTTTGTGTTTTTCCGCCCTTGTGCTCCCATTTAATCCGCATTTTTATCCTCGCAGAACGAGTGATGCAATTAAATGGTTTCAGTAAATTTAAGCGCTTAACTTTTCACCGCAACTTGAAGGGTTTTGTTTTACCAAACAAGCTTGGTTAGGGCCAGAGGATTTTAGCAAAGGAAATGTTAGTTCAAGAGCCACCGCGAAAGTTAAATAAACCCAAAGGATGGGTTACGAATGCACATTCTTGGCTGTAAGATGCACAAGACCTTAGAAGTGAAGTCAACTCTTCacttttaaaagttttctcaCGTAAAGATTTATACTATAACTAATCTTTACCTCTAAGGTTAAGGATTCAGTAAAACGTTAAATCATTTACATGCGTTCAAATATCCACCATAAGAAGGTAAACTAGCTTACTTTTTTCATTCTTTAACAATAAAGTTTAATCAATATGTTTTTTTCATGTTCCTCTTAAACTAGAAACTGTATGTGAACAGCCTAAATTTCTTAACTTCTTATGTAATTATTCCTTTTTTGCTTACAAATCCGCGTGCTACTGACAGCTTTTCCCACTCAATCAATTTGATCAGCTGCGTACATAGCTTCACCCAAACTTTCGCATCGAAATGTCAAGACATTAGCGTATAGGCCACAAAATTAATGGGCCTAATCATGGCGAATGTTTGGCCAAGTTCGAGTTTACCAACGCTTCTTCTAAATTAGTCGTAATAGGCGGCACGTTACGGAAGTACAATGTAGTCGTTTGCTCTTTTATATGTTGTCTGTTTTGTATGCAAGTTGCTTTAATTGACAGATGATACGAACATTCGTTTTGATTAGCATTCTATTGGGCGAGTATTTCCGCGGAGCAGGGGTgtaaaaaaaagatattaaTGCTTTTGGATTCTACTTCTTGCGCCATTTTCCTGGGTGCTTTTCATGCCATATTGCCTTTTCCACAAAAGAGCCGTAGGCAACAAAAGTtacagaaacaaatttttgttattCTTTAGCGCTTTTTGtcttttttaaactttttgtGCTGCCTTCACCTGCTGGAAATCACACGCCTCAATGGGCAAATTACCAACAGCGTGGGCCGAAGGATATGGTACGAGGTCCTCCGCCCGCCTCCATCAGAGAATAATGAAATTGCTTGACTCTTTGACATTTAATGCAAGTCGCAGCTAGCTAGGCTCTCCAATTTTCCAAGGACAGGTACAGCTTGTGACAGTTGCCGATGAGACGGATAGAATGGTTTATGGTATGGTTTAAGGTATATGGGTATCTGGGTTTCCAGGTGTTCCATCGCATCCCTCACTCAGCCATCAATCGCTCAATAAACCGTTGacttaattttaaatacatcTTCACCACAACCCATTTAATCGATACGCCCGGGAAAACCGATCTATCCCATGTCTGCGATAAGGCGCTACAAATTCTCCATCTCTCTATCGTTTTCCACAGCTTAACGCTTCAGTGCGGCGACAGCCATAATCCCGAGCACATATGGTTTTACTCCTGCCAACCGgatgtaaatatgtaaattcaatCCGGAGTGTTGCGCCACCAGGATGGCAGGAGAAGCCCACCCACAGGTGGTCCTCGCACATGGCGAACAATAGGAAAAACATGCGAGGCATTAGGCGAAAGCACGATACGAGCAGGGAAcagtttataaattatttagattAAAACGCTTCTGCCCCACATGTTTGGCAGTGACTTTGAAGTTGGTCCAAAGAGTAAGGCACTCGTGCTGAAATTAGCCACCACCAGCTCTTCTTTTTCCGGATTTTGGGACCACCAGCTGAGCCATCCACGTAATCGACAAGCTAAAATGGCGAAGgagcaccaacagcaacagtgAATTTAAGCCAAATTCAACATGTGTGTAACACACGAGGGCGTTAATAAGAGTTTTTATGGCCATCAGAGCAGTAGTAATCAACAGTGGTAGAGAATCAAAATGTAAGTGAATACAACAAAATTTTGTTTGATAAACTCTGTTGATATATatctaattatataaatataaaacaaaatcaataatgAAATAGAAATAGGGTTAACTCGACTAGAAGGCCACAGTGCACAGATTTTccttttataataaaattgtaattttcttGCGAACGTGATCCtttcttaaatatatacaaaaccAACCTCGCAGACAAAATTGTGTTCCTGGAATTACCTATAAGCCCTTAATGGCCGcctcaaatatttatatagagaacatttttaaaatgtcaaaataTAAATTGATTAAGGTTCAGCTGGGACACACGGAATTGAATTTTCCGAGATATGAAGACAAAAAGCTCTCAGGaataaatgtcataaaatattaatatgtCGATTAAATGAAGTGTGCAAAATGAGCTAATATTATTGACATTTTTGTTTAGAATGTTAATTGAAGTACATGTATATACTCGAATTATTTTCCAATTGCAACTctcaataaatttgatttaaagCCTTTTTCCCAATTGAGGCAGTGCCAGCTCCATCTATTTGTAACCTGCCATCATATTTGATTAGTTTCATCGAATTCATCGTTCTCAGCTGTTCAAATTGCGTTGCTCGTCCTTCGATTGATTCAGATGATAAATTAGCTTGTGCTGGGGATACACTCAAATGTGGATGATGAATTCATTTAGCTCGTGGgcaaatcaatcaatcaaaggGCCAAAATGTAGCAGGCCTGTACTGTTGACATTGCCTACGATTTTGGCTTTCGAGGAGGAATATATCGATTGCCCTATCGAGCAGcggtttccttttttttactaATTTTCCAAACACCAATCAGATATTACTAGATGATTCTCCTAAATTGACTAAGAGTTTGGGGCTAGGATCATTAACTAGGCAATTATCAAATGCTGGTAGGCTTCTTTTTTAATTGGATACTAATTTCATGGGACATATCTGATATTAGACCAGCATATTTCTGCTAACGAGTTCTTGTGCCATTTGACTGGCACTCTGATTGAATTACATTGAGTCATGTTTTGTCTGTGGGTGTTTTTCTGTGGTCATTTTTGCATGGTTTTGATTGGCCAACTTAATGGCTTTGTAATGATACCACATTGATTGGCCTTAGGGGACAGGGCTAAAATAATTTGTTGTCCGATCAATGACTGGAGATAGGGCAAAGGTCCGAACCCTCCCCCATCGGCATTCGGGCAATTTGTCAAAAAGGCTTATTGAGGTTACGAAACAGTGTATTGATTTGACATTACATTGAGCAAGGGCTTAGCTTGAAGTTGGTGATTAGTAAAGTTAAAAAATTACTTCAGAACCACACAACACTTTCAACCAAAGATCGTTTCAAAACTCACTTTAAGTTAGCATTAATTGTATTCATTTAAAACCCCTACAATGTGGCATTACCAGTGCATTAGCATATTTTAAGAAGTTCCCGCAGTCAACTTATTTCCATTAGACTACCTACCATATTATGCAAATCTACCAACagacaaaaataataataagccgCCAAAAAACCATGAAAAGTTTTTCGGTTTCGTGCGtaaattataaacacaaatatCCTCTGGAATTATAGCAACTTAGCCGCAAAGTTTTCAATGGAGACGGCACATAAATCAAACATTCAGATTGGAGCAGTCTGGAGctcaattatgcaaatttatgttAAAGCCAAACCATAAAACGAATAAATATAAGCAGCCGAATAAAAAAAGGACAAATGTCGCACgtgcgtgtgtatgtgcgTTTCtgtataaatcaaattaatatgAACCAGTGAAATGAAAGCGATCCGAGCAcacgcacaaaaaaaaaaacaaaacgctgGCGAAATGAAGACCGAGTAGcatacgcggcgtatgcgtaatgagTGCAGACGTATGCGCAATTTTATGAATAATTGACAGCTGAACTTTAACAGCTGTCTGTCGCGCTAAAAAGCGCCACTCGCTCAGGCCAACAAATTTCCGAGCCTCAATGGCACATCCTTCTTTGGGCAGCTATCAAACGTCCGCGGCAATTTACATACACGAATAAAAACAAGGACGAAAAGGAGCGAGTAGGGCGCTGTAATGGCAAGCAGctgctcatcatcatcattattttaaataaacattacGCTTGGCTTTATAACCATTTATCACATTTGTAGATTTATGTCCTGCCATTTGGCCAAGCACACAGAAAAGGGCAAAAAATCAGTTCCCGAGTAAATTAGCTCACTCGGAACGAAGAAGAGAtgttgtatttaaaataattttcagtAAAAGGAATCTGAACAGTTTAAAGTaccaaattttaaataaatattggcatacattattatttaaatattaaaaaattaccTTTAAGCCATAAACTAAATATTAgaagtaataataatttaaaaagaaagtaataataatttcatcTGCAACAAAATGCATGTTTCCTCATATAATAAAAACTACATTATCTGTATAATATGGACATTTCTTCTATATTATAGATAACACCCCACTTTGTAACAATACTAAGCGTTTGGTAACTCATTTATTGGGTAAATCCCCAACGCAGAGTATTATAAATCATGGCACGTCCAACGACATTAAGTAGCCGCTACAAAAAGCAGGAAATCATAGCAGTCGCTTAGCTAAAAAACGATTCGCGCACACCGTTTCGAGGATTTTTCAATCTCAGCTGCGTTTTCGAGTCCTTCAAACGgcgtacatatatattgaTTTTCGCTATTTTTTTCAGCAGCGTTTTCCATATATGTGCATGTATACATTTCAAGCGAGGCTGTCCGCTTTTAATGGTAATTGGTGCCTGCATAACCATTAAAGGGTTTTATGCGAATGACGTGGACGTTACATGCGAGTGTGTATTTGTGGCTACGAGGCACTAATTTTAGATACGTGCCACAGTCTAAGCGGGTATAAATGTGGGTTAGCTGGGCTTATATTCGGATGGTCCCGAAATTCAGTtgattgatatttttaaagctGGATTATTTACAGACAAGATCTGTGGAAAAGTTTAACAGAGTGTGAACGACGACTTAAAATTGGTTTAAAACAAGTATTTATCATCCTGGCAAAGAAAATGTGACACTCAATATTGCACacataattgtttttaatccGCAGTTCAggataaaatatattaatcaTATAGCAACCGTAATattttgccaaccttatttcGGTTATGTCACAAATAAAGCAGAGAGGTAAATTACTTTTAAAATTGTTGGCATATTTCTTTAACGTTAAAATATATCTAACACATTACAATAAACAAATCCTTAATAAAATACTAAGTGATAGGTTTTTCCATGATGGGACTTGTATAAATCTCTACAGATACATTTCATGCCATTTGCTGTGCATAAAACAATTTCTAGAGGTATTTCATTTCTGTTCGGAAAAATGGTTTCGATTGTAACTTTATACGGCAGACAGGTATTCCTATTGCCACCTGACCATCGCCACGTGTCCGTTCCATGCTGTCAACTTTTATTGTTAGAGAAACGAATATGAATTTCTTATGGGgcgcttttccattttccaagAAAAATTGCCGGCTAACGAAGTCCGGCCGATAAGGGCCCGGCAACAACAGTTGGCCATTTTGTCTGGCCAAGATTTATGCGCGATTGCTCAAGTTTTATGAGTTACGTAGTTCCATTTTAGCCCaatgaaaaaagaaacaaaggCCCGAAGGTTGTGGATTGAAATCGCTCATCTTCAGGCCCGCACCGCGCTGCTATTTCATTATGAGTTAAACAAAGTTCTAACGacttttctctcttttttttttgtctgcgACAGATTATGGAGCTTTTGTGCTCTGCGATTTAAGCCAGCTTTCTTACACTTATGGCCAAAAGGTTCCCTGGTATCCAAGGGGTCAAGTTGGAAGGACGTTGAGCAAATGGAGATTTACATTCGTCAGCGATTTTTTTCCGTTCGCCTTTTCCattagaataaatgttattagaTGACTCTTCGGTTCCCGTGACATTTGTCAACAGGAAACGGATATGGCAAAGCTTGTCTAATAAATTCTTTGATGTATTTGCGCTGACGTTTCCCCTGGGAACGAGCTCAGGATGCCGTACTTTATTTATGCCACTGCCAAACGCATTTCCCGCTCCCCAATGAATCATAAACTGACTCAATGCCGTCATCAACAATTACGAATGTATCccgcccaaaaaaaaaaggacatCCATTACGAAGGCCGCAAAAAGAGAAATGAAATGTCGCGTCGCCTACTTGGCGGCTGCCTGAAAATTTCCACTGTTGGCTTAACAAATATTTGACCCATCGAAACTTATACGTGTCTACAAGGAATGggcaaacaaacgaaaagaCAACTCAAACAATCTATGCCGTATCAAATGCCGCTTGGCTCCCGACAACACGAAAAGGAAAGAAAGTAACCAAATTTGGAGAAAATCCTGAGGCTTTGTCTTGTTATCTGACACTCGTGTTTATTTTGGGAATAGAAACACAATTTGGCCAAGAAAaacttggttttataaaattttctaTGTTTTCATACCTTTAAAGAACGAAAATATatctaaacaaaaaattttaagaatTTTATTCTCCGATAAACGGAAAAGCATTTGATTGTTAGAAGTCTCTTACAAATGAAAATGTACTGCGGGTGTAGTTTGATTTATTGCAACAATTGTATTTCGCATTTGCACGTTATCAATTTggttattttttaaaaaataaatgttccACTACCTTTTTAGTTTACTAAGTGGGAAAAACGTAATCTAGTAGCAATTTAAATCCTGTCAGGAGAACATTCGTTCGTACACATTCATTTGGCTTGTCTCATTTTATCAACtagttagaaaaataaaacttttaggtaaaaaattcgaaaattgtACATGCTGCAAGTAGTAGCAAACAGCATCAAAATAGAGGTAAGACCGATTCGCGATGCAGGCCCATCATGCGATGCCCGATTTTCGATGCCGGAATAATTGCCAGCACAAGGAGTGCCAGAGGCATGCTCCATTGGGCATAATCGATCAGCACACCCAGTGCAAGTGCTTGGGCGAGGTGAATGCCTCGTCGATTTTCCTGGAAAATGTCCTCGATCTGGCCAACACGTTGTCCCAGGTGATGATCATCTGTGGACTGCACGAGTGCAAAGCGAAGTCGACCGTTGACATCATCACATATGCCTTCTTGCATTACGATCAGGTGTGTTATTGCATAGATACCACGCCCAAGAAGCGACTGCGAAAGGAGGATTTGTTCCACGAGCTGGGCAAGAAGTCGCTGATGAACAAGGTGGAAGCCCACTTGGCCTATGCCATCATCAAGAGGGGATTCAAGGCCTTCTACTACGAGCCGAAAGTGGACTTGACCTACGATGAGCAGGGTAGACCCTCGTACAACGATGAGTGCGTCTGGGTCCATGCAGCCAGGAAGTCAGCCGAGTCCTATGCCCGCTTCGATGGCCTTTCCTGCAGCGAACAGATGGCCTACGAGGCCAAGATCAAGATAGCCTTCAAGAAGTTCTACGATCGCATGCAGACGCGCAAGAGGCAGCCGGAGGGCGATGATTGCAACTGCTGCTTCTGCGCCAAGAAGCGGGGTCATCTGGTCTATGCCAAGGAACCGACTCCCTGCTCCTCCAGCAAAAAGAAGCCCAAGCACGTGTGTCCATATTGCTgcaagaagaagcagaagcagcagtaCACACATCCTGCTCGCCAGCCGGCCAAGTGCCCCAAGTGCCACAAGTCGCGCAAGTTCTGCTGCTGCACCAAAATGGACTTCAACTTGCAGTGGGTCAAGAGCATATGGGAGCGACCGGACTTCAATCAGTACTACAAGAACGAGATCGCCGAGATCGAGGACCGCCTGGTCAAGGGAACCTGCTGGCTGCCGCCGGAGCCTGAGGAAAAGCTGCTCGATGAGGGCGAgggcgaggaggaggaggaagccCACCAGGAGATGTCGCCGGAGGCTCTCCTCGCGCTCGGCGGCAAAACGGTGCCCACCATTCCGGATGAAGGAAACGGTTCACCACTGGCCACCAAACAGCCTTCAATCACCGAGGCTGAGGGCGAGTCCTAAGTTTGAAGGATCCGGCGAATCGGCGCTTGCTAGATTTCTAAATTTTACTTTACTCTTGAGGAAAGCAGTTCTCAAAATTTTCAGTGCCAGCAGTTCTTCAACCATTTAACATTAAACTTGTACTCAAGCTAGTTTATGTACTTTTCTGtaaaaaagttttcttttatttccgTTCCAAATCAACATggtattataaatattaacagTAGATTTTCCGAAGGAAAAATGATATTAGCTTTTATCAAAGGTTTGAAATCAGAACTTCAACCGACTTTACTTCAAAATTCTAAGAAATAGTTACTGCTCTTTAATTACCCAAAGTAATAGCTCGCAAATAAGGAACGTGAGGAGCTAGCCAAATCAACTGCCTAATATTAAGACGTAAAATTGGGTTTCCTCTTAGGGGACACACACCTAGCTCGAACCAACACGGCTGTATCCATTTGGCCCACTCACACTGTTGGCCACTTGGAAAACTGAACCGGCTGAGAAGAGCTGTGAACTGTGTCGGTGTCTGTGTCTACTTTGGCCGAAAGTGGCATGCAACAGTAATGGAAAATACATTTAATCTGGCTTATGCAGCAGCTCGTCCCGACGATAACTCGGGCGCACTTCATCGCAGCACTTACGGCTCAGCAATCCACCTAGGAAAACCTCTCTTTGAGctggaaaagtgaaaatgtgGGAAAGCGTTCGGGCGGCAGCCCAGAGGCAGCCATTTCTCTCACCTggagaaaagtgaaaaatgctgaaatgtTGACCATGGTCATGACGGCTGCTGCCTTGAACTTCCCTGGATAAACTTTTCGAATTGCAAATGCATGAAAACTTTCCCTTTTGTTTATGTGCACTTCACTCAATTTTCATTCTTTAACCGTACGAAACGCAcacttttggccaacaatGTCGGCGTTTGCCGGGCAgaaagttttccatttttcattttgatttgaaaCCCAATGAGAATTGTGTAATAAAGTGGGTTAGAGGCATCGTTTAACCGCagaaattcaataaaaccaaTAGAGCAATGAACATTCACGCCTGCCGACCGCagcaaattgcaaataaatttaaatacgctTTGTGGCCTGGGCCAAGTCATAAATAATTGGGGgctaattattatattttccaGTTTTAGCCAAACGGACATTCAACTTACTATTAAATTATGCAGCAGACCGAAATGAAATACCAATTCAATTATCCCGCTCCCAAAAGCCGAACAAGAAAGTGTTTCACACAGGTCATAACCAGATCTTTGAGGCCATCGAGTTAAATGGTTATTTGTCTAATGAAATTCAGTTGAGATACAAACGGCAGGTCttgaaaattaattatcaGACTTTGTGCAGAAATTGTAGCAATAACCATAAGACCCATTGCAATGTAATCTAAAGGCTTTCTAACTAATTACAAGTTTTTTGTCGTGAGGTGAGAGTTTGAAGTATCAGACCAAGTTTTCGTTTCACCTCCCCCAAGGAACTTAATTAAAGAAAGgcgaaatttcattttgcatTAGTTTATGTCACAAGTGTAGCCAAGTTAATTTCTCACACATGCCACGAAATGTTGGGGTAAAGGGCAGATGTTATGCATACTTTGCACATGAGTGAAAATTGTGAACACGACTGGAAAACTCGCGCAAATGTGCCGAGCTGCCGCCCACCTGCCCCTTTAAGCAAATCAATTTGGGAAAACTGTGGTTGCCTGCCGGGCAAAGAGCAcatatacaaaatattgaaatcGCAGGCAACACCTGCCTGCCCCTGGTGTTGCCATTTCCCAGTCAACAGATACAGCTCGCATTGCATTCGCCATCTAAATTGGATATGCAAAACTGAGATGTGGCCTAAGACTTCTGGGCCAGAGTCGAAGAAATGCGCAAGTCACAAGTGGATTTTCACTGGGAAAGCTCTTCAGTCGTCTGCATCTGTGGTTATCTTTTCGTCCCTTCATCTGCGGCCAACGGATTTCCATTTGTGGCAATGTAAGTGTGCTTCCTCGCTGGAAATTGGATTTATGTATTGTGCATTTGCCATTTCGAATAATATCTTGGCCTGGCATTGGCCATAAATGTGTAAGTATGCTAAGCAGCTGCCAACTCAGCAGCAGGCTGCGgatttacaaaatatattttacaatttaTCAGAAAGGGTTGTGGGGCACTTTAACTTGGGCAATAGTGTGTGAATAGTTTTGCCTATTATTTAAGGGCTCTCAAGTTCAAGAATGTATCTCAACTTTGCCTTTTTGTGTGCAGGAAAATCAATAGGGCAATTGCTGCTCAACCATTCTGGCCTCTATTTGCCCATGACGACACTTTTGTTAATGAAAAACTGGTGTTTTTCGTCTAGCTGAATGGTTCTATTTATATAgccaacgcggcgtatgagtaacGCTGCTAAAATGTCCTGCTTCGAGGTCTCCTCCTTTTCTTTTATGCATATTACACGGCTAGGTTTTCTGTGCTTCGCCTTGGCTTGGCAAACTTTTAGTGCgcagcaaataaataataaatgaggCAACAATGAATGCCGGGCAAAGGCAGCCAAACACTTTTGCCCGGACAGACTTGGCCGTAAAAATTGACAACATATAAAACAGATATTTCTTAGGCGCGCGAGTGAGCAAAACTTGGATCGTAAAATAATATGAtgccataaaataaaaaatgaaattcaaaGGAAAATACACTTAGTTATGACTCGAGGCGTCTGCGTCGGGggtaaaaaaaactttaaggCGAGACAGAAACcgtaaacatttttatgaaCAAATTGATAATCTGGGGCGGCGTTTTAAAGTGCGCACTTAACGAGTGAAAATCAATTGCAATCGATTGAGGCGAAGGACAAGGCGTAACTTAAATTCCAGTTCGTTTTGTGCTGAAACTTTAGCCTTGTGCAATATACGCGACATAATTGTCGTATCAAAATGAAATGTAATTTTCGCCACCGACTTTTTAACGACCTTTCCACACTGTCACAACCTATTTCGATGCACATACAGGCCACAACTCGATGATGGCCATTTGTTGGCTTATATTCGGTAAACCAGATGACAGTTTACCGATTTAATGGGCACTAAGTGTGGATTGATCGGTGTCCATGgccaacgcggcgtatacgtgaCCCAGCCGGAGCACCCATGAAGTCACTCAATTTGCATACGCACATGTACTAAATATTCATAGATTTGCATATCAGTGGCCGAGTTTACAAACTCTAGGGCCGCGATATAAATCTTGGCAATCAAGCATAATTAAACTGTCagcataatttaatttatcgcATACTATGCAATCCATATCATCTTCCGATTTCGTACCTTTCGGCACCGAATTTATGGCTTTTGTAAATTACAGGAGAATCGCCCTGTCCTGGTCAATGCTTTCAAACGTATTTTGTTCCCATATTGTTTCTCTTCTTTcagaatttattatttatgccagTAGCAACAAACTAGCAAaggcaataacaataaatattttccacttCCAGCTGGAGTATGCTTTGCTTTTATGCCGCAAAGGTACTACAAATTTGTTCGACACGTACACTTTAGTATTGAAATAATTGGTGTTACAACattattgatttttgtgcTTGATACTTTTAAAATTATGTACATATTATTCTCGATGGATATGTAAAGTACAAAAGTAGAGTACACTTGTATACTTGTTATAATTTCTGCTTTAAGTTTGTATATATAGAATttgtatacaaatttttgTATAGCCGTTGTCCCATATGTATGGACCACGTTATAAAAGAAAGCTATAAGCTGTTTTTTAACTTCGAGGCTTTTgataaaatcaataaaataagAGGTCAACTTGGGAGGATAAAGTAATACGAATCTTTACATGGTAGAAAttctttttgaaatattttactttattttttcataacCGAAAACAGTTTG is part of the Drosophila sechellia strain sech25 chromosome 3R, ASM438219v1, whole genome shotgun sequence genome and encodes:
- the LOC6619071 gene encoding uncharacterized protein LOC6619071, with amino-acid sequence MQAHHAMPDFRCRNNCQHKECQRHAPLGIIDQHTQCKCLGEVNASSIFLENVLDLANTLSQVMIICGLHECKAKSTVDIITYAFLHYDQVCYCIDTTPKKRLRKEDLFHELGKKSLMNKVEAHLAYAIIKRGFKAFYYEPKVDLTYDEQGRPSYNDECVWVHAARKSAESYARFDGLSCSEQMAYEAKIKIAFKKFYDRMQTRKRQPEGDDCNCCFCAKKRGHLVYAKEPTPCSSSKKKPKHVCPYCCKKKQKQQYTHPARQPAKCPKCHKSRKFCCCTKMDFNLQWVKSIWERPDFNQYYKNEIAEIEDRLVKGTCWLPPEPEEKLLDEGEGEEEEEAHQEMSPEALLALGGKTVPTIPDEGNGSPLATKQPSITEAEGES